CTTCTTGAGCTTTGAAAGCATGTCAAGCTCGATTTGTCCTTCCAACATATTATCAACTAGATCAAGATATGTAAGATTCTCTAACATGAAGAGGAAATAGGGAATTTCACCTTGAAGATTATTCTCTTTAAGATTCAAGCGATTTAGAGTGGTTAGATTCATTATCCAATTTGGAACTTCCCCAGCCAGATTGCATGAAGTCAATGCAAGCCACTGAATTGGAGGAAGGGTTGTTACATTGAcagctctattttgagagaataaagacaatttgttgtgagacaagccAAGACCATTAAGCATCTTTAGCTTCAAAAACATGTCAAGTGCTAGATGGCCTTGGAAAAAATTATAATCCAAGAATAAATTTACAAGATTCTCAAGTCCAAAAAGAGAGTGAGGGATTTCACCATCAAAGCTGTTATCGGTAAGATCTAACAGAGCAAGTTGGGTGAGGTTGCCAATCGAATaaggaatggccccatgaaaatTGCAACGTGAAATCTCGAACCAATTTAAAGAAGTGAGGTTTTCAATGGATGTTGGAAGTGAGCCATAAAAACTTGTGCGTGGGAGGTATATGGTGACTAATGTCTTTGAGAGAAAATTAGGCAGCAAACCCCTAAGATTTTGGTTTTATCCCAAATCCAAGACTGTTAAGTTTGGAAGATGGAATATACCTAGTGGAAATTCACCATGCAGTTCACAATTGAAAAGAGAAAGCTTTTGCAAAGATGTAAGGTTTGTGAATGTATAAGGTAAAGATGATGAAATGGTCACAAAATTAAGACGAAGGTGTTCAAGTCTAGTTGTGTTTTGGGTTAAGCTTGTGAGAGTGGATGCCTTGAGTTGCAAATTGTTGATTAGATCATATGGACGTGACTCAAGAGTATAGCTGCGAAGATCAAGGGACAACAAGTTGGACAATTGTGAAACTTGAGGTGGAACTTCACCAGAGAATGTGTTTTCATTGCCATGAGAAAGATTCAAATGCCTCAGTTGTGACAAGTGACCTATCCTGGCTGGAATTTGTGAGTGATTGAAGTCATTATCTGAAAGATCAAGGCTTTGAAGATGCACAAGTGAGAAAAGGGTGCTATTGGGATCCATGGAACCATAGAGCAGGCTGCTACTAAGATCAATGGAAATGACATGACCTGTGAGCTCGTCGCATTCAATGCCATCCCAGCAGCAGCAATCTGTGGTTGAAATCCAGGAAACGGTTTTAGGATAACTGAAAGGACTGTAAGAAGCATACTTACTTATGATGAAGCTTTGTTTAAAGTTCAGCAAGGCATTGCTTTCATGTTGATGGCactcatgatgatgatgagtagTAGTTGAATCATTCAAACTTAAAACAGTTTGTGACAAGGAGAAGAAACTGTATGGACAAAGCAGTAAAACACAAGAACATCATCATTGTGAATATATCGCAACAGATTTCAATGGATGAAAGGTTTGGGACACTACAATCGGTTTTTATAGTGAAGCAGTACTGGTGATACTAAATTCCAATAATTAATAGTGTGTTACTGCAAACATTTCAAAGTTCAAAGCACATGCAGGATGGCTTAGACATTCATGTAATTTACTCTCTCTTTGTCACACTCATATTGACTTTGGTTACTTGCATTCTGTTGTTTTGCTTAATTAATTTTCcctctaattttttaaatcatgTATAGAAGATTCTTGTTCACAGGtctattttatgagtctttaCCTCCAGAAACATCGCCCTTTTTTGTTTCTAAAGTCTAATCTCTGCCTTCTTGTACATGCAGTTTGGGTTGAATTATTGATCAATTTATATAAACTAATTGAATCTATCTCAGTTCCGTACCCAACACGAGCCTAGCTTTATTTTGAGCTTATCAGTTTTTCATCATTGACTCGGTCAACTAAACTTACTTTGACATAGGAAGAGAGTTCATATTTCTTGTGctgtaatttcaatttttttaaatagaaataatttttttcaagtatACATGATTGAAAAAGTAACTACTAAATCAGCAGCAAATTATGATATTCTCCACTTCAGTTACAACTAGAGTGAGACTGGCGCAATGCGCGAAGAGGTAAATTATTTATACTAATTAGTACTTGgtgtttcaattgaataataatagataagagttttttgttttaatttttttaaaacattttattaAATAGTAATTGGTTGATTTTCATCTAGCAATTTTGGGTATTAACTCTCCTGATCTGTCATTACCACTGTAAATCCTTCTACAACAAAGAGAATAAGACATGGTCAAAGAATGATAATCCATTCCAAGTAAATTGTGGAAGCAATACTGCACATCTGgaataacaatttgaaaaagaggaaTACGGGAATGTAAATTGTGGAAGAAGTACTCCACATgtaaaataacaatttataatttgatgatgaaatatTGCAATCGATAGTATATAGGGAGCAACAATTTTAAATACACATTAATTTTGGTTGTGACTGTTGGACATAACCGTTTACAAAAGAGGAATACATCAACTTGTGAATAAATAGGGctattgaaaatgatattgaacAATGAGAAGAGTAAATGGCAAAGTTGAAAATCTTTAGGAAGATACCTGTGATAAATTTTCTACGTTGGCGGCGCCGAATGGTGACGTTGGTTTGAGACCCAGAATCGAGGTCTGGCAGAAAACCGCAAGAGGAGGAATGGAGTTTGCCCTGGTTTATGCAATTTATGCAATGCGACTCTGTCGGAGATGGACATCGCGATGTACAATTtgttttgagaaaaaaataatggTTCATGGGACCGGAAGATGATGGAGGAAATAGGATGAGGTGTTAAGAGAGTGAGGGTTTGAGAAAGGTAATAAGCGTATTGAGAGTTTTTTGTTGGGATAAAtgttaatttgtgtttttgttgttttagaaataaggattgatttgaaaaaagttaatttattggtttttattgtgtttttttaaTGTGAAAATAAAAGTTGATTTGACAAGATTTGAGTggtggattctaaaattttgccaag
The sequence above is drawn from the Arachis hypogaea cultivar Tifrunner chromosome 4, arahy.Tifrunner.gnm2.J5K5, whole genome shotgun sequence genome and encodes:
- the LOC112795369 gene encoding receptor-like protein 6, whose product is CVLLLCPYSFFSLSQTVLSLNDSTTTHHHHECHQHESNALLNFKQSFIISKYASYSPFSYPKTVSWISTTDCCCWDGIECDELTGHVISIDLSSSLLYGSMDPNSTLFSLVHLQSLDLSDNDFNHSQIPARIGHLSQLRHLNLSHGNENTFSGEVPPQVSQLSNLLSLDLRSYTLESRPYDLINNLQLKASTLTSLTQNTTRLEHLRLNFVTISSSLPYTFTNLTSLQKLSLFNCELHGEFPLGIFHLPNLTVLDLG